The segment CCCGGACGCCTCGCTCGTCTGGCGCAGCGAGGACAGCAACGAGGTCGACACCGACAAGCTGCACTCGATGATCGGGACGCCGGTCATCGACGGCGACTACCTCTACGGGATCGACAGCTACGGCGAGCTTCGCTGCATCGACGTGCGGACCGGGGAGCGGCTGTGGGAGAGCCAGGCGCTGACCGTCGAACGCGCGCGGCAGGCGACCGCCTTCTTCGTGCGCAACGGCGACCGCTACTTCATCAACAACGATCGCGGCGAGCTGATCATCGCGCGGTTCGCGCCGGACGGGCTCGAGGTCGTCAGCCGCACCCACCTGCTCGAGCCGACCTCGCCGGTCCCGCGGCGGCGCGAGCTCGGCGCGGTGCTCTGGTCGTACCCCGCGTACGCGAACCGGCACATCGTCGCGCGCAACGGACGGGAGATCGTCCGCGCCTCGCTCGCGGCCCGGTAGCGGCGCCGGCGGAACTCCCCGGTCCGGCCGTAGCATGCAGCACGTGCCGGTGAACGCGCACTTGAGGAGGGATGAAATGAAGAACTGGATGACCGGCGCGGTCGCAGTCGCAGCCTTGGCGCTGGTTCTCGCGGCGGCAGGACGGCCGACGGTAACGGCCCAGGAATCGTCCGCGCCGCCGCTCGTGAGCCAGGAGCAGTTCGATCGCTGGCTCACCGAGCTCTCCAACTGGGGCCGCTGGGGCCCGGACGACGAGCTGGGCATGGCGAATCTGATCACGCCGGCCAAGCGCGCCGCCGCCGCGGCGCTGGTCAGTGAGGGGTTCACGGTGTCGCTGGCGTCGAACGCGCAGAACTACGTGAGCGCCGATGTGCCCTGCCCGGTCGAGTGGTCGATGTCGCGCGCCACCCGCACGGGCGCCAGCGATACGATCGCCTACCCCTGCATCCACGGCCCCGGCACCACGCACCTCGACGCCTTCGCGCATGTCTTCTTCGACGGCAAGATGTGGAACGGGTACGACGTGGACGGGCTGGTCACGATGGAGGAGGGCGCCAAGAAGAACTCCATCATGGTCGTGAAGGACGGCCTCGTCACGCGCGGCGTCCTCTACGACATCCCGCGGCTGAAGGGCGTGCCGTGGCTCGAGCCGGGCACGCGCATCACGGTAGAGGAC is part of the Acidobacteriota bacterium genome and harbors:
- a CDS encoding cyclase family protein; the encoded protein is MQHVPVNAHLRRDEMKNWMTGAVAVAALALVLAAAGRPTVTAQESSAPPLVSQEQFDRWLTELSNWGRWGPDDELGMANLITPAKRAAAAALVSEGFTVSLASNAQNYVSADVPCPVEWSMSRATRTGASDTIAYPCIHGPGTTHLDAFAHVFFDGKMWNGYDVDGLVTMEEGAKKNSIMVVKDGLVTRGVLYDIPRLKGVPWLEPGTRITVEDLEAWEEMAGVRVGPGDAFLIRWGRWARQDALGPFDTGREAAGLDNNVIPWLKERDVAIAGWETPGYAPQPEGDLPRTALHNFALTILGIQVLDRADFQALANAAAERNRWEFMLTIATLRIPNGTGSPVNPIALF